The Pelosinus sp. IPA-1 genome includes the window TACATTTAATGCCGTGAAAGGAGTTTGAATGTCTGGTAAGTGGTTATAAAAAGGCATCATTCCATCTGGAAAATTAGGACTGGCGCAGCCAATGCAGGGAGCGCCAGCTTTGACAGGCCAATTAACATAATGATTCCACTGGCGTAGAGGGCAATCGGCATGAGTAACAGGACCTTTACAGCCTACCCGAAACAAACAACCCTCGCCACCAGGAAAATCAGCAAATATTCCATCCTCAAATTGCTGACGTCTTTGGCATAAATCGTGAATCGTTTTGCCAAAGAACATAAGGGGACGATTATAACTATCCAATTCGGGTACGCCATAAAACAAAAGATGACTAAAAGTTCCCGTCATCCAATCAGGATGAGCAGGGCATCCAGGGATATTGATCACTCGCCTATTTACTACTTCCCATACACCTTTCGCGCCAGCAGGGTTAGGATGAGCTGCGGAAGGGCCACCGAAGGCAGCACAATCACCAACAGAAATCACATATTTTGCTTTTGCCGCAATATCCATTATTGCTTCTAGACCTGTCACCATTTTGCCATTTCTGAGAAAGACTTCATTATAGCGGCCGTTATCAGCTGTCATTACAGATCCTTCTACGACAAGCCAAAACTTTCCGGCTTCCTTTTCTAACGTTTCTTCTAAAGCTTTGGTGGCATCTTCACCATTGGCAACATTTAATAACCAATGATAGCGAACATCTAGTATTTCTGACAGTAATTGTTCTAAGGTGGGGTTCACGGCATTTTCTAGTGATACAGAATTTCCCGTGCAAGAGCCAAGTTCCAGCCAAATTACAGGTGCCTTGTTGGTTTTACTTTGCGCAATGGCATTATGCATGATAGGAATTAGGTACTCTGTTAGGCTCATTCCCACAGCCGTCGACATACATAAACGAATAAATTCTCGTCTTGAAAGCATAATGAGTCATTCTCCTCAGTGTCACTATACTGTCTAGCTTTTCCAAGATTGCCTGAATTTATGTGAACGTGGGAAAATAACCCACATATCCTTCAAGAATAGCAATAATAAGGATATGCAATACTACTGTAAGGGTGATTTGTATGTTAACAGATTGGTATAAGGCGAAGAAACCACGCAAAATCGGAAAGCAAGGTAATCTGCATAATGAGAGCAGTAACGTGAAAAAATATGACGTTATTGTGGTTGGCGCGGGTCCCGCAGGAGCTAGCGCTGCTTATTTTATGGCAAAAGAAGGACTGGATGTTTTGCTTTTAGAGCGAGGACCTTTTCCGGGGTCTAAAAGCTGTGGTGGTACTTCACTGATTGCCGAACATACTCACAAATTATTCCCTAACTTCTGGGAAGAATGTCACTGCGAACGTATTGTAATCCAACAAGGTTATTGGTTTATGACAGAGGATTCGTTACTGTCATCTTCTTTTCAAAGCATGAAACTAGCTGCCGCTCCTTATAATCATTTTACAGTAAAACGCAGAAGTCTTTATCAATGGCTTGTTGATAAAGCTAAAGCCGTTGGGGCGTTTGTGTATTTTAATCATCA containing:
- a CDS encoding hydrogenase small subunit, which translates into the protein MLSRREFIRLCMSTAVGMSLTEYLIPIMHNAIAQSKTNKAPVIWLELGSCTGNSVSLENAVNPTLEQLLSEILDVRYHWLLNVANGEDATKALEETLEKEAGKFWLVVEGSVMTADNGRYNEVFLRNGKMVTGLEAIMDIAAKAKYVISVGDCAAFGGPSAAHPNPAGAKGVWEVVNRRVINIPGCPAHPDWMTGTFSHLLFYGVPELDSYNRPLMFFGKTIHDLCQRRQQFEDGIFADFPGGEGCLFRVGCKGPVTHADCPLRQWNHYVNWPVKAGAPCIGCASPNFPDGMMPFYNHLPDIQTPFTALNVKKIGAAMVALGTGGVATHFAVGIYKKRIHKHYVDGTKPLEVSEPETLEQAKKELEELTKQKNALLAKTRKLEANHPVRHRKWWRRKLAEILQGKDKNED